The candidate division KSB1 bacterium nucleotide sequence GGGTGATCCTTGTAACGGAACAAAACCATCAGAAGCTGTTACTCTTATTTGGTTGTTATTTATGCCGGCTTTGTTTCCGAGAGTAAAAATCACAGAAACCTTTCCATTACTATTGGTATTTTTCACCACTGTGGTATCACTATTATTATCAAAGGTGCCTCCACCGGAAATCACCTGAAATTCAACAGGGATACCTGCAACCGGATTATCATTTGAATTTAAGACCAGAACTTCAATGGGTTGAGGAAGTTGGCTGTCAATTACACCAATTTGATTGTTACCTTTAATAATAGAAATCTTTTCCGCATCAAATTTACCTGAGGCTGTAAAAACAACAGGAGAACCAACGAGAGGTAATGATCCACGCAATCCGGATGCATGAACCAGATTTGAGCCTTCCCCAACGAACGAACCCATTCTTAAGGTGGCAGATGCAATCCCATCTTCATCTGTTGGCGTTGTCTGACTTAAATCAACTGTATCGACAAATAAACCTCCTCCTGCTATTACTTTAAAAGTAACAGGATGGTTTTTTATGGGTTCATTAATTGGATTTGTTACACGCACACGAAACGGCGCATCTAACGGTTTATTGATTATCCCAACCAACGAATCTCCATCAACAAGAGTGATTTTGTAAGCAGTCGGCGAAACAGCTGTTGCTACAAATTCAACCGGTGATCCTTGCAATCCGTCACTGCTTGCTTGTACTCGATAAGCAAATTCACTCATATCACTACCTAAAGTTAATATAACCCCAGCTTTCCCCAAGCTATCTGTTGTAACGGATAACTGTGTTAATCCTCCGGCAAAAATACCATCACCAGAGATTATTTTAAATAAGACCGATATATTTTTTACAGGGTTTCCGAATTCATCACTAACCTCCGCAACAAAAGGTTCAACAAGTGGAAAATTTGAGATTCCTGCAATACTGTCACCCGAAACTTTCCTTAATTGAAATGCAGGCCCATGTGTTGCACTAACGGAAAAAACAATTGGAGAATCTAATAAACCCAGAGCAATGGCATGGATGCTATAATTTCCTATACTATTTCCAAAAGTAAAACTAACTTGCGCCTTTCCTTCTGAATTCGTAAGAACCGTATCAGCAGATAATGAACCCCCCAGGTTTGAAACAATACTAAAAACTACAGGAAACTTTTCAATTGGACTGTTTTGTTGATCGGAAATTTTTACCACTAAAAGTTCAGGTAAAGTAGACCCAATTTCACCACCCTGGTTTGACCCTGAGACAAATTCTATTTGTGTAGGTATTCCTGATGTGGCTATTGCTAAAAATTCCACCGGAGAGCCATTTAGTCCGTCAGCATGTGCCAGAACCCGGTTATTGGTCTCACTTTTACCTAATTCCAGGTCAACCGCTGCTTTGCCATCTTCATCTGTAAGAACCGGTTGGATTTCTATGATCCTCCCGTCTCCTTCAACAAGCTCATATAACACAGAAACATTTGGGGTGGGATTGCCAAAATCATCAGATGCTAGTACTACCAACGGATTGGATAATACTTGTCCTGCCGGCCCAGTTTGATTATTCCCTGAAAATTCTGCAATTGTAACCGGAGCATTAGGCAAAGCCCGGATATTAAAAATCACTTCTTGCTCGGGTACATCGAACAGGAAAGCCTTAATTGATATATCGCCAGAGCGTGAATTTAACAACACAAAAGCTTCTGATAAGCCAAGATAATTACTAAAATATAATGGATTCCCTCCAAATCCGGAAGGTTGAAAAGTTAAGTCACGCGTTATGATTAATCTATCTAATTTTGTGTTGATATCTCTATTTCTTAAAATTAATTTATGAAAACCTTTATTTAAATTAATTTCATATGGATCTACTGCTGGAGTTTTCACACTTCCGCTTCCACGAGAGGAAACTAGATCCCAATCCCAGGCGGATTTTTGATTACCTTGCCAAACATCCCATAAAATTTCATTAAAATCATCCACTTGAATAAAAAAAGAATCCTCTGTTCCTGATGGCGCTAGAACTCTCCCCCAAATTTTATAAATACCATCTTGATCAATATAAAAATCATACACAACCGTACTTGTATCTGACTCTCCGGCAACAGTGTTAATATAGGATCCACCTGATGTGTTAGATGCATTGTCAACAATAAATGAATTGCCTTCAATAATTCCATCTTCTGCCTCAATTCTTATGGTTCCACTTGGATTTAAAGGAGGAATTAAACGAGCATCGCCTTCAATAATCTCATACTTGATTTTAGCAGCATAAACCGGAGATCCTAAATCATCGTTAACCTTAACAACAAGGGGGTCGGGAAATAATTGATTTAAAATACCATCTTGATCATCACCGGATTCAACTGATATAGATGCAGGAATTGTCTTTAGTGAAATTACGAAAAAATTATCAGCTGCAACGCTTGAGTTGCCCTGGAAAATTAATCCACAATATTGCACCTGAGAATTCCCAAATAATTTATTGTTATCACTTAAAACACCATTGAAGCTACTGTCCACAAAAATTACAAAGTCATGAGAAGTTTCTGTGGAATACGTGAATACTTTCAAAGTTGAACCGGAAACCAGATCCATATGATATTTAAATGAATTTATTTTTTGTAAAGGATTGCCTTGATCCACAGTCCATAATTGAAATTCATTTGTAGAACTTTCAGCTCTTATCATATATCCATTGGCAGTTGTAGTGGGTTCTTGCAGCATGACTAACAAACCAATTTTATCAATTTCAGATTGTGATGAGATATTCAACCAATTAAAGCCAAGTTCAATAGGCGACGTTGGTGAAATCAAGACTGCCGCTGACTTCCATCCGGATTGGCTGTTCGCTGTCTTTAAAGCGCCCTCCGATATTACAACATCATCTGAAGTTTGCCATTGCTCTCCAAGTTCGGTTCTGTTGAAATCCTCATCAAATTGGACAGATTCAACCGTGGACCCCATTATTGAACCATCCGAAATAGGTGAAGCATTGTTATTTTCATCGATTGCTTTTATTGCGAAATAATAGTCAGTTTTACGCTTCAACCCGGTAATAAAGATACTTTCATCAGAACCTTGTTCATTTGGAGTTTGAGAAACAATTGCTGCAGTTGCTTGTTCAAAATTGGATTCAATTATTGGATCAGTTGAAAAACGTAAATCATAATTGGATGCCGAGCCGGTTAAACTGTCGTCACCAGTCGCAGTAAAACTAAACTGCGCAGATGTTGGACCGGTACGAACCAGAGCAAAATCGCTAATAGCAGCGGGAGGTTCCTTATCAACAACACTTGATAGGGAAAAATCATCGATATTATTGTTCTGACTGCCTTTTAGCATAATGCCGGCATAACGAACTTCATTGGCGCCTGGGGGAGTTGTAGTATGGGTGAGCTCTCCAAAAAGTGTATTGTTGATTTTCACCGTTATTCGAAGTTCCGGTGAATTGAAACTCCAATTCATAAAAAACAAATTCCCGGATTGGGGCATAGGCAAAAGTCCAGATTCACTTGCCAAATTCGACCCGACCTTGCCATCAATTAATTCCCACAATTTCAGCGATCCGTTATTTAAGGTTAGTAAAAAACCGTTTGCATCAATACTTGAGGAATTTAATAAGAAAACTACTCCTGTTTCAGATCTACCTAATTCATCGGAAGTCAGGCTATATTTGAATGTAATTGTGTTGGGGCTGGCTACGGAATTGATAACAGCCAGGTAATTATCCCAGGTGTCTTGGTTTGAACTGTTTCTCAATTCATTATTACTAATTCGATAATTCGGGTGTGTTGTCCAATTTGGGCCCAGAAAAAATCGATCGTTAAAATTGTCTGCAAAAGATTCCGAGGCAATATACCTGGATGAAGAATTTAAACTATTTAAAATGACATCTGCCATTACTCCATAACCATCATCATTTGGGAAGTAATCATCACTCATAAAAATACTGGACCAACTTGGAATTTCAGTGAAAGCAGTATTGATATCTACAAAATAAACCGAAATCCCTTGTGCGGATTTTGTATCCACTAATGTTTGAAGTTGAAGATTTAAACCATCAATATTTGAATTTACCACCTGGTCTCTACTTGGAATTAATGATGAAAGATAAATTTCAATTTCAGAGCTGTAATTTGAGATGTTGTCGATTACACTTGATAAACCGTTAAATACAGTGCCAACATTACCATTTGCAATGAGATCTTCCGTTCCCAAATGAACAATAACGATATGTGGCTGATAGAGTTGAATTGTTGATAATAAATCCTGATTGATATCATTAACTGTCGAAGCAGCATGACCTTCGTGGTCAGGGTCCGTTGAGACTCCATCGTTTTGAGTACCTACAAAATCGAAGGGCATTAATCCTGCATTTAAGAACAAATGAAGATCATCACGGAAACCACCTACATTATTGGTCGATCCGGTACCTATAACCGTAGCATCACCAAGCGGCATTACTCGAATTTGAGAAAACAGGGTGATTGAATTTATACTATTTGAAATAATAAGAAAGGCAATGAGGAAAGTTAATCCTAATTTCTTATGATTCATTTACTAATCCTTTAGATGAATTTAAAAACAGACTCGTCCGATTTAGTAGAAATAGGAAACAATTTTTGTGCCAATGTTTTCAACCTAAACTATTGAAAAATAAAGACTATAAATGTGTCATTTTAGTGAGAATGTGTTCCACATTAACACATTATTTCATGATTATCAACTGGAAAACTTAAAAAATGTTTAGCTGTAAATATGATAAAATAAGGCAAGCTGCTGCTAATTCATTGCATTGAATAAAAAATGAATTTACCTATCAATGAGAATGACCATTTGAAAAATAATAAAAAGGGCAACCTTCTTAAAGAGAGTTTCACTCTTGTTCCATTGATAATAGCCAGAATATTAGTACTTCCAATCACAAATTTGGATCAATTCATCATTCGGTATTATCAATTTAAAATAATCAAACGCTTTTGCTTAACAAATTCTTCAGTTTGCATAATGTAAAAATAAACACCTGAACTAACAATATTACCATAATCATTACGGCCATCCCAAATTGTTTGGTGATATCCAACTTGTTTTTCATCTTGAACCAGGGTTCGTATTTTCCTACCAAGAATATCGTAAACATTTATCCGTACTTCCCCTTCTTCAGGTAATTGATAATTAATCACAGTTACTTGTAATTCATAGCCGCCTTTAGGATTAAATGGATTCGGATAACTTTGCAATAAATCAAATTCTTCAGGAAGAGGTTGAGTTATCTGTGGTTCTAAAATTTCAACAAGCTTGGGAGCAACATTAAATGAGCTAAAAGGTAAATTAATGACTTGACTATAAGCATTAAAATACGTTTGCGCCATTACTGAATAGCCAAGATCATTTGGATGGAGCTCATCGGACATATAATCTTGACTATTTCCAGTAAATAATTGGGAGTTATCTTTAAATGGCGAATAGTGGTTTACAAGATATACCGGTTCAGATTTTCCAGTAATGGTTCCATTATTAAAATCGTCGACTAATCTTTCGATTTCATCGTTGAAAAACGGTAATTCATCCTCTGGATTTTTTCCATCTGCCAATTCCCAATCTCTATTTTTTCTTGGAATTAATTGACTCACAAATAAGTATTCTAAAAAATTACCAAAGACGCCTTCGCGCCATTGAAGTAAATATCTTACAAATTCTGCCAGTTCACCAGAAGTTGAACTAAGGATTGTCCCGTTACTGGAATAAGGAATATTAAATGTCTCAATAGTCAAATCGTTTGTTCCTAAATGTATCATCAGGACATTTGGATTATATGTATTCATGTTATTCGTGATATCATACTCTCCAGTGCCTAATCCGTACCCAAAATTACTTGGAAAGAATTGATTGATCTTTTTCCCAGGGAAAAAATAACCAGTATATGGATTAGATCCTTCACTACCAACAAATTCAAAACTGAAATTGGAATTTATTAATAAACCGTATAAATCCGGCCGAAATCCTTGGTTATCTGAACTGCCTTCACCCCATGTAATTGAATCTCCTACCAACATAATTTTCTTGGTACTTGCAGGAGGAGGTATTATTATTGTTGTGGTCGGTGCATTGCTAGAATTACTATATGGCGAAGATCCTATACCATTAAATGATCGAATCCTAAAATAATAGGTGGTACCAGATGTTAACCCAGTTATATTTGTGGATCTTAAATTAGCTGGAACACTTTTGATAGGAGAAAAATCTGGGTTATTATTCGTTAAACTACTCTCAATAATAAATCCAAACTCGCTAGTACTATTATCAAGCCACGAAAGTGCAATTTCTGACGAAGATTGTTCCTGTGCAGAAAGGTTAGTTGGAGCTATTGGTAAACTACCGTTTTTATTTGGCGTTCCAGCATTAAAATTTTGTTGGACTTCTTCAAAAGATAACGCTCGATTATAAGCCGATACTAAATATATCTTTCCCAACCATTGACGATTATTAGAAGCCTCATTTCCCAATACTAATGGGAAAGTTGGATCCCAATTCGAAAAACCACCAGATAAAGTGACCGTTTGGTTTTGTAAAATTCCATTCACATACAGCCTTGTTGTTGATCCATCAAATGTGGAAACAACATGTTGAGG carries:
- a CDS encoding Ig-like domain-containing protein; amino-acid sequence: MNHKKLGLTFLIAFLIISNSINSITLFSQIRVMPLGDATVIGTGSTNNVGGFRDDLHLFLNAGLMPFDFVGTQNDGVSTDPDHEGHAASTVNDINQDLLSTIQLYQPHIVIVHLGTEDLIANGNVGTVFNGLSSVIDNISNYSSEIEIYLSSLIPSRDQVVNSNIDGLNLQLQTLVDTKSAQGISVYFVDINTAFTEIPSWSSIFMSDDYFPNDDGYGVMADVILNSLNSSSRYIASESFADNFNDRFFLGPNWTTHPNYRISNNELRNSSNQDTWDNYLAVINSVASPNTITFKYSLTSDELGRSETGVVFLLNSSSIDANGFLLTLNNGSLKLWELIDGKVGSNLASESGLLPMPQSGNLFFMNWSFNSPELRITVKINNTLFGELTHTTTPPGANEVRYAGIMLKGSQNNNIDDFSLSSVVDKEPPAAISDFALVRTGPTSAQFSFTATGDDSLTGSASNYDLRFSTDPIIESNFEQATAAIVSQTPNEQGSDESIFITGLKRKTDYYFAIKAIDENNNASPISDGSIMGSTVESVQFDEDFNRTELGEQWQTSDDVVISEGALKTANSQSGWKSAAVLISPTSPIELGFNWLNISSQSEIDKIGLLVMLQEPTTTANGYMIRAESSTNEFQLWTVDQGNPLQKINSFKYHMDLVSGSTLKVFTYSTETSHDFVIFVDSSFNGVLSDNNKLFGNSQVQYCGLIFQGNSSVAADNFFVISLKTIPASISVESGDDQDGILNQLFPDPLVVKVNDDLGSPVYAAKIKYEIIEGDARLIPPLNPSGTIRIEAEDGIIEGNSFIVDNASNTSGGSYINTVAGESDTSTVVYDFYIDQDGIYKIWGRVLAPSGTEDSFFIQVDDFNEILWDVWQGNQKSAWDWDLVSSRGSGSVKTPAVDPYEINLNKGFHKLILRNRDINTKLDRLIITRDLTFQPSGFGGNPLYFSNYLGLSEAFVLLNSRSGDISIKAFLFDVPEQEVIFNIRALPNAPVTIAEFSGNNQTGPAGQVLSNPLVVLASDDFGNPTPNVSVLYELVEGDGRIIEIQPVLTDEDGKAAVDLELGKSETNNRVLAHADGLNGSPVEFLAIATSGIPTQIEFVSGSNQGGEIGSTLPELLVVKISDQQNSPIEKFPVVFSIVSNLGGSLSADTVLTNSEGKAQVSFTFGNSIGNYSIHAIALGLLDSPIVFSVSATHGPAFQLRKVSGDSIAGISNFPLVEPFVAEVSDEFGNPVKNISVLFKIISGDGIFAGGLTQLSVTTDSLGKAGVILTLGSDMSEFAYRVQASSDGLQGSPVEFVATAVSPTAYKITLVDGDSLVGIINKPLDAPFRVRVTNPINEPIKNHPVTFKVIAGGGLFVDTVDLSQTTPTDEDGIASATLRMGSFVGEGSNLVHASGLRGSLPLVGSPVVFTASGKFDAEKISIIKGNNQIGVIDSQLPQPIEVLVLNSNDNPVAGIPVEFQVISGGGTFDNNSDTTVVKNTNSNGKVSVIFTLGNKAGINNNQIRVTASDGFVPLQGSPISILASAAESPAIKIEAITQTQLTGIVGKVIEPVQVKVVDSANLPVPSHEVKFRIITGNGRIANAQHDTSLVVSTNESGIAEISWTLGTKIGTDLNKIEATSDNGILDLIQSPITFNATTLPDLTDPDSSEIHVTSPTIADNQDKATITIILRDQFNNPIAGKEVFLSATGELNFFEQPPVTDDTGQTVGHMTSLKSGKKTIHARNVDDNIEINSKAVAEFISTTANQIKLQDGNAQTRNVGTVLANPIVVSVTDMFDNPVPNYPVTFTSQTTGGYFVEIQPVLTDSLGFASTHYILSESEGTNIIEAIADGLTGNPIIFSVSGVRNPVAKILAVSGDLQTGIVGDTLNQPLIVETLDANDDPVMDVPVSFQFSAGSGSFVEPQPILSDAFGKASTKPILGPELITQVISAKSSLVQGVSLTFFANTAPSGATQIDLHSGDNQVIRPLEQSTSMTIITRDTFHNPVSGTGVMFEVIEGDAIIITAQPVVSNSSGLASTIIQAKTTPGIAKIAASLVKNPAEKVVFTVQISSSVAHNIILVSGDQQIGTKGYYLSEPLVVKVTDIYNNPVPNEPVAFVVSDGEATVEGDSIKLTNDEGIAKSQLRVGENATQIEALAFAASLPNQVLSYHITAIENEIPLIVSSTPDLQVRENEFVSFDISVIDPESDPVNVEVNELPDGAVVTKVNAVSWRFDWTPNFRQSGEHPIAYSVADNRGGVVKDTVIIDVINVNRPPMITNVHPAGDTTIIRGRSIEFSLKITDPDEEELTYIWELNDVEVSQSVSFVYESNPNFSGQDIVEVFVSDSEDTVSFKWFVTVIVSVKLVQFNAQADLASNTVLLHWKTTFESDNLGFDILRSKQKDLGYKKINSQLIPPNLDGNYEFLDEDIIPGFRYYYKLLDKNIQGFITEHGPVQVWFQLPSYFQLDQNFPNPLALKLGQTNTVIQFHMPAKEAVTIHIFNTLGQLIHILTNKTYEPGIHRVSWDGKDRLGNLVPSGIYYYKFSSDNHHQIKRMILIR